From the Priestia koreensis genome, one window contains:
- a CDS encoding DUF2812 domain-containing protein, with protein MTQKKSVKKVYQTFVDFKEEEKWLQEMLEDGWMLASYDSEDLEACQYVFHPVRTEEEKQRIYKIDYRTFGKKEQFEEYKELFEDAKWTLLSKSKWYSKHIFYTEQSNPNREIFSDQQSYEERNKRKQQSYMMSILALCICIAVTIVLYAIYQRTAFLGASLVMIVTSIKLVRDYVKTRALVTVKANHKSL; from the coding sequence ATGACGCAAAAGAAATCAGTAAAAAAGGTATATCAAACATTTGTAGACTTTAAAGAAGAAGAGAAATGGTTACAGGAGATGCTAGAAGATGGTTGGATGCTAGCAAGCTACGACTCTGAAGATCTTGAAGCTTGTCAGTACGTCTTCCACCCTGTACGTACAGAGGAAGAAAAGCAGCGAATTTACAAAATTGACTATCGTACATTTGGAAAAAAGGAACAGTTTGAAGAATATAAGGAGTTGTTTGAAGACGCAAAGTGGACGCTGCTATCTAAAAGCAAATGGTACTCCAAACATATTTTTTACACGGAGCAAAGCAATCCGAATCGGGAAATTTTTTCAGATCAACAGTCATATGAAGAGCGAAACAAACGAAAGCAACAATCCTATATGATGTCTATCTTGGCACTATGCATATGCATTGCTGTTACTATCGTGCTTTATGCGATCTATCAAAGAACGGCCTTCTTAGGGGCGAGTTTGGTAATGATCGTCACGAGCATTAAGCTTGTCAGAGATTATGTAAAAACAAGAGCTTTAGTAACTGTGAAAGCGAATCATAAATCATTATAA